In Canis aureus isolate CA01 chromosome 12, VMU_Caureus_v.1.0, whole genome shotgun sequence, a genomic segment contains:
- the DCTN1 gene encoding dynactin subunit 1 isoform X1, which produces MAQSKRHMYSRTPSGSRMSSETSARPLRVGSRVEVIGKGHRGTVAYVGATLFATGKWVGVILDEAKGKNDGTVQGRKYFTCDEGHGIFVRQSQIQVFEDGADTTSPETPDSSASKVLKREGTDSTAKTSKLRGLKPKKAPTARKTTTRRPKPTRPASTGVPGASSSLGPSGSASAGELSSSEPSTPAQTPLAAPIIPTPALTSPGAAPPLPSPSKEEEGLRAQVRDLEEKLETLRLKRAEDKAKLKELEKHKIQLEQVQEWKSKMQEQQADLQRRLKEARKEAKEALEAKERYMEEMADTADAIEMATLDKEMAEERAESLQQEVEALKERVDELTTDLEILKAEIEEKGSDGAASSYQLKQLEEQNARLKDALVRMRDLSSSEKQEHVKLQKLMEKKNQELEVVRQQRERLQEELSQAESTIDELKEQVDAALGAEEMVEMLTDRNLNLEEKVRELRETVGDLEAMNEMNDELQENARETELELREQLDMAGARVREAQKRVEAAQETVADYQQTIKKYRQLTAHLQDVNRELTNQQEASVERQQQPPPETFDFKIKFAETKAHAKAIEMELRQMEVAQANRHMSLLTAFMPDSFLRPGGDHDCVLVLLLMPRLICKAELIRKQAQEKFELSENCSERPGLRGAAGEQLSFAAGLVYSLSLLQATLHRYEHALSQCNVDVYKKVGSLYPEMSAHERSLDFLIELLHKDQLDETVNVEPLTKAIKYYQHLYSIHLAEQPEDSTMQLADHIKFTQSALDCMSVEVGRLRAFLQGGQEASDIALLLRDLETSCSDIRQFCKKIRRRMPGTDAPGIPAALAFGPQVSDTLLDCRKHLTWVVAVLQEVAAAAAQLIAPLAENEGLPVAALEELAFKASEQIYGTPSSSPYECLRQSSNILISTMNKLATAMQEGEYDAERPPSKPPPVELRAAALRAEITDAEGLGLKLEDRETVIKELKKSLKIKGEELSEANVRLSLLEKKLDSAAKDADERIEKVQTRLEETQALLRKKEKEFEETMDALQADIDQLEAEKAELKQRLNSQSKRTIEGLRGPPPSGIATLVSGIAGEEQQRGGAPGQAPGSVPGPGLVKDSPLLLQQISAMRLHISQLQHENSILKGAQMKASLAALPPLHVAKLSPSPHEGPDSELAAGALYRKTSQLLETLNQLSTHTHVVDITRTSPAAKSPSAQLLEQVAQLKSLSDTIEKLKDEVLKETVSQRPGATVPTDFATFPSSAFLRAKEEQQDDTVYMGKVTFSCAAGLGQRHRLVLTQEQLHQLHGRLIS; this is translated from the exons ATGGCCCAGAGCAAGAGGCATATGTACAGCCGG ACACCCAGTGGCAGCAGAATGAGCTCAGAGACGAGCGCTCGGCCTTTGCGAGTGGGCTCCCGTGTGGAGGTGATTGGAAAAGGCCACCGAGGCACTGTGGCCTATGTTGGAGCCACACTCTTTGCCACTGGCAAATGGGTCGGTGTGATCCTGGATGAAGCAAAGGGCAAGAATGATGGAACTGTCCAAGGCAGGAAGTACTTCACTTGTGATGAAGGGCATGGCATCTTTGTGCGCCAATCCCAG ATCCAGGTATTTGAAGATGGAGCAGATACTACTTCCCCAGAGACACCCGATTCTTCTGCCTCAAAGGTCCTTAAAAGAG AGGGAACGGACTCAACTGCAAAGACCAGCAAACTG CGGGGACTGAAGCCTAAGAAG GCACCGACAGCCCGAAAG ACCACAACTCGGCGGCccaag CCCACCCGCCCAGCCagtactggggtgcctggggccAGTAGCTCCTTGGGCCCCTCTGGCTCAGCATCAGCAGGTGAGCTGAGCAGCAGTGAGCCCAGCACCCCGGCTCAGACTCCACTAGCAGCACCTATCATCCCCACACCAGCTCTCACCTCTCCTGGAGCAGCACCCCCACTGCCTTCTCCCTCCAAG gaggaggaggggctgagagCCCAGGTGCGGGACCTAGAGGAGAAACTGGAGACCCTGCGGTTGAAACGGGCAGAAGACAAGGCGAAGCTAAAAGAGCTGGAGAAACATAAGATCCAGCTGGAGCAGGTGCAGGAATGGAAGAGCAAAATGCAAGAACAGCAGGCGGACCTGCAGCGGCGCCTCAAAGAGGCGCGGAAG GAAGCCAAGGAGGCACTAGAGGCAAAAGAACGCTACATGGAGGAGATGGCTGACACTGCTGATGCCATCGAGATGGCCACTCTGGACAAGGAGATGGCTGAAGAGCGGGCTGAGTCCCTGCAGCAGGAGGTGGAGGCGTTGAAGGAACGTGTGGATGAGCTCACCACTGACTTAGAGATCCTCAAGGCTGAGATTGAGGAGAAGG GCTCAGACGGGGCAGCATCCAGTTACCAGCTCAAGCAGCTTGAGGAACAGAATGCTCGCCTGAAGGATGCCCTGGTGAG GATGCGGGATCTATCTTCCTCAGAGAAGCAGGAGCATGTGAAACTCCAGAAACTTATGGAAAAGAAGAACCAAGAGCTGGAGGTTGTGAGGCAGCAGCGGGAGCGTCTGCAGGAGGAGCTGAGCCAGGCAGAGAGCACCATCGATGAGCTCAAGGAGCAG GTGGATGCTGCTCTGGGTGCTGAGGAGATGGTAGAGATGCTAACAGACCGGAACCTGAATCTAGAAGAGAAAGTGCGAGAGTTGAGAGAGACCGTGGGGGACTTG GAAGCGATGAATGAGATGAATGATGAGCTGCAGGAGAATGCACGCGAGACAGAACTGGAGCTGCGGGAGCAGCTGGACATGGCAGGCGCACGGGTCCGGGAGGCCCAGAAGCGTGTGGAGGCGGCCCAGGAGACAGTCGCAGATTATCAGCAAACTATTAAGAAGTACCGCCAGCTGACCGCCCACCTTCAG GATGTGAATCGGGAACTGACAAACCAGCAAGAAGCGTCTGTGGAGAGGCAGCAGCAGCCACCCCCAGAGACTTTTGACTTCAAAATCAAGTTTGCTGAGACTAAAGCTCATGCCAAG GCAATTGAGATGGAATTGAGGCAGATGGAGGTGGCCCAGGCCAACCGGCACATGTCCCTGCTGACAGCCTTCATGCCCGATAGCTTCCTtcggccaggtggggaccatgacTGCGTTCTGGTGCTGCTGCTCATGCCTCGTCTTATTTGCAAG GCAGAGCTGATCCGGAAGCAGGCCCAGGAGAAGTTTGAACTAAGTGAAAACTGTTCAGAGCGGCCCGGGCTCCGAGGAGCTGCAGGGGAGCAGCTCAGCTTTGCTGCTGGGCTGGTGTACTCACTGAGTCTGTTGCAGGCCACACTCCACCGCTATGAGCA TGCCCTGTCTCAGTGCAACGTGGACGTGTATAAGAAGGTCGGCAGCCTCTACCCTGAGATGAGTGCCCATGAGCGCTCCTTGGATTTCCTCATTGAGCTGCTACATAAGGATCAGCTGGACGAGACTGTCAATGTAGAGCCTCTCACCAAGGCCATCAAGTACTACCAG CATCTGTATAGTATCCATCTTGCCGAACAGCCCGAAGACAGTACCATGCAGCTGGCTGACCACATTAAG TTTACTCAGAGTGCCCTGGACTGCATGAGCGTGGAGGTGGGGCGGCTGCGTGCCTTCTTGCAG GGTGGCCAGGAGGCTTCAGATATTGCCCTCCTGCTCCGGGACTTGGAAACATCGTGCAGTGACATCCGCCAGTTCTGCAAGAAGATCCGAAGGCGAATGCCAGGGACAGATGCTCCTGGAATCCCAGCTGCACTAGCCTTTGGACCACAG GTGTCGGACACACTCCTCGACTGCAGGAAACACCTGACGTGGGTGGTGGCCGTGCTGCAGGAGGTGGCAGCTGCTGCTGCCCAGCTCATTGCCCCGCTGGCAGAGAATGAGGGACTGCCTGTGGCTGCCCTAGAGGAGTTGGCTTTCAAAGCAAGCGAGCAG ATCTATGGGACCCCCTCCAGCAGCCCCTATGAGTGTCTGCGCCAGTCAAGCAACATCCTCATTAGTACCATGAACAAATTGGCCACAGCCATGCAGGAGGGAGAGTATGATGCAGAGCGGCCCCCCAGCAAG CCTCCCCCAGTTGAGCTGAGGGCTGCAGCCCTTCGTGCAGAGATCACCGATGCTGAAGGCCTGGGCTTGAAGCTTGAAGATCGAGAGACAGTTATCAAAGAATTGAAGAAGTCACTGAAAATCAAG GGGGAGGAGCTGAGTGAGGCCAATGTGCGACTAAGCCTCCTGGAGAAAAAGCTGGACAGTGCTGCCAAGGATGCAGACGAGCGCATCGAGAAAGTCCAGACTCGGCTGGAGGAGACCCAGGCACTGCTGCGGAAGAAGGAGAA AGAGTTTGAGGAGACGATGGATGCACTCCAGGCTGACATTGACCAGCTAGAGGCAGAGAAGGCAGAGCTGAAGCAGCGGCTGAACAGCCAGTCAAAGCGCACGATAGAGGGGCTCCGGGGGCCCCCTCCCTCGGGAATCGCTACCCTGGTCTCTGGCATTGCTGGTG AAGAACAGCAGCGAG GAGGTGCCCCTGGGCAAGCTCCAGgatctgtgccaggccctgggctggtgAAGGACTCACCACTGCTGCTTCAGCAGATCTCTGCCATGAGGCTGCACATCTCCCAGCTCCAGCATGAGAATAGCATCCTCAAG ggagcccagatgAAGGCATCTTTAGCAGCCCTGCCACCTCTGCATGTGGCAAAGCTCTCCCCCTCACCTCATGAAGGCCCTGACAGTGAGCTAGCAGCTGGTGCGCTGTATCGTAAGACCAGCCAACTGTTGGAGACTTTGAATCAACTGAGCACACACACCCACGTAGTAGATATCACTCGTACCAGCCCTG CTGCCAAGAGCCCATCGGCCCAACTCCTGGAGCAAGTGGCTCAGCTCAAGTCCTTAAGCGACACCATCGAGAAGCTCAAG GATGAGGTCCTTAAGGAGACTGTATCTCAGCGCCCTGGAGCCACAGTCCCCACCGACTTTGCCACCTTCCCCTCATCAGCTTTCCTTAGG GCCAAGGAGGAGCAGCAAGATGACACTGTCTACATGGGCAAAGTGACCTTCTCGTGTGCAGCTGGCCTTGGACAGCGACACCGGCTGGTGctgacccaggagcagctgcaCCAGCTTCATGGTCGCCTCATCTCCTAA
- the DCTN1 gene encoding dynactin subunit 1 isoform X9: MMRQAPTARKTTTRRPKPTRPASTGVPGASSSLGPSGSASAGELSSSEPSTPAQTPLAAPIIPTPALTSPGAAPPLPSPSKEEEGLRAQVRDLEEKLETLRLKRAEDKAKLKELEKHKIQLEQVQEWKSKMQEQQADLQRRLKEARKEAKEALEAKERYMEEMADTADAIEMATLDKEMAEERAESLQQEVEALKERVDELTTDLEILKAEIEEKGSDGAASSYQLKQLEEQNARLKDALVRMRDLSSSEKQEHVKLQKLMEKKNQELEVVRQQRERLQEELSQAESTIDELKEQVDAALGAEEMVEMLTDRNLNLEEKVRELRETVGDLEAMNEMNDELQENARETELELREQLDMAGARVREAQKRVEAAQETVADYQQTIKKYRQLTAHLQDVNRELTNQQEASVERQQQPPPETFDFKIKFAETKAHAKAIEMELRQMEVAQANRHMSLLTAFMPDSFLRPGGDHDCVLVLLLMPRLICKAELIRKQAQEKFELSENCSERPGLRGAAGEQLSFAAGLVYSLSLLQATLHRYEHALSQCNVDVYKKVGSLYPEMSAHERSLDFLIELLHKDQLDETVNVEPLTKAIKYYQHLYSIHLAEQPEDSTMQLADHIKFTQSALDCMSVEVGRLRAFLQGGQEASDIALLLRDLETSCSDIRQFCKKIRRRMPGTDAPGIPAALAFGPQVSDTLLDCRKHLTWVVAVLQEVAAAAAQLIAPLAENEGLPVAALEELAFKASEQIYGTPSSSPYECLRQSSNILISTMNKLATAMQEGEYDAERPPSKPPPVELRAAALRAEITDAEGLGLKLEDRETVIKELKKSLKIKGEELSEANVRLSLLEKKLDSAAKDADERIEKVQTRLEETQALLRKKEKEFEETMDALQADIDQLEAEKAELKQRLNSQSKRTIEGLRGPPPSGIATLVSGIAGGGAPGQAPGSVPGPGLVKDSPLLLQQISAMRLHISQLQHENSILKGAQMKASLAALPPLHVAKLSPSPHEGPDSELAAGALYRKTSQLLETLNQLSTHTHVVDITRTSPAAKSPSAQLLEQVAQLKSLSDTIEKLKDEVLKETVSQRPGATVPTDFATFPSSAFLRAKEEQQDDTVYMGKVTFSCAAGLGQRHRLVLTQEQLHQLHGRLIS; the protein is encoded by the exons aTGATGAGACAGGCACCGACAGCCCGAAAG ACCACAACTCGGCGGCccaag CCCACCCGCCCAGCCagtactggggtgcctggggccAGTAGCTCCTTGGGCCCCTCTGGCTCAGCATCAGCAGGTGAGCTGAGCAGCAGTGAGCCCAGCACCCCGGCTCAGACTCCACTAGCAGCACCTATCATCCCCACACCAGCTCTCACCTCTCCTGGAGCAGCACCCCCACTGCCTTCTCCCTCCAAG gaggaggaggggctgagagCCCAGGTGCGGGACCTAGAGGAGAAACTGGAGACCCTGCGGTTGAAACGGGCAGAAGACAAGGCGAAGCTAAAAGAGCTGGAGAAACATAAGATCCAGCTGGAGCAGGTGCAGGAATGGAAGAGCAAAATGCAAGAACAGCAGGCGGACCTGCAGCGGCGCCTCAAAGAGGCGCGGAAG GAAGCCAAGGAGGCACTAGAGGCAAAAGAACGCTACATGGAGGAGATGGCTGACACTGCTGATGCCATCGAGATGGCCACTCTGGACAAGGAGATGGCTGAAGAGCGGGCTGAGTCCCTGCAGCAGGAGGTGGAGGCGTTGAAGGAACGTGTGGATGAGCTCACCACTGACTTAGAGATCCTCAAGGCTGAGATTGAGGAGAAGG GCTCAGACGGGGCAGCATCCAGTTACCAGCTCAAGCAGCTTGAGGAACAGAATGCTCGCCTGAAGGATGCCCTGGTGAG GATGCGGGATCTATCTTCCTCAGAGAAGCAGGAGCATGTGAAACTCCAGAAACTTATGGAAAAGAAGAACCAAGAGCTGGAGGTTGTGAGGCAGCAGCGGGAGCGTCTGCAGGAGGAGCTGAGCCAGGCAGAGAGCACCATCGATGAGCTCAAGGAGCAG GTGGATGCTGCTCTGGGTGCTGAGGAGATGGTAGAGATGCTAACAGACCGGAACCTGAATCTAGAAGAGAAAGTGCGAGAGTTGAGAGAGACCGTGGGGGACTTG GAAGCGATGAATGAGATGAATGATGAGCTGCAGGAGAATGCACGCGAGACAGAACTGGAGCTGCGGGAGCAGCTGGACATGGCAGGCGCACGGGTCCGGGAGGCCCAGAAGCGTGTGGAGGCGGCCCAGGAGACAGTCGCAGATTATCAGCAAACTATTAAGAAGTACCGCCAGCTGACCGCCCACCTTCAG GATGTGAATCGGGAACTGACAAACCAGCAAGAAGCGTCTGTGGAGAGGCAGCAGCAGCCACCCCCAGAGACTTTTGACTTCAAAATCAAGTTTGCTGAGACTAAAGCTCATGCCAAG GCAATTGAGATGGAATTGAGGCAGATGGAGGTGGCCCAGGCCAACCGGCACATGTCCCTGCTGACAGCCTTCATGCCCGATAGCTTCCTtcggccaggtggggaccatgacTGCGTTCTGGTGCTGCTGCTCATGCCTCGTCTTATTTGCAAG GCAGAGCTGATCCGGAAGCAGGCCCAGGAGAAGTTTGAACTAAGTGAAAACTGTTCAGAGCGGCCCGGGCTCCGAGGAGCTGCAGGGGAGCAGCTCAGCTTTGCTGCTGGGCTGGTGTACTCACTGAGTCTGTTGCAGGCCACACTCCACCGCTATGAGCA TGCCCTGTCTCAGTGCAACGTGGACGTGTATAAGAAGGTCGGCAGCCTCTACCCTGAGATGAGTGCCCATGAGCGCTCCTTGGATTTCCTCATTGAGCTGCTACATAAGGATCAGCTGGACGAGACTGTCAATGTAGAGCCTCTCACCAAGGCCATCAAGTACTACCAG CATCTGTATAGTATCCATCTTGCCGAACAGCCCGAAGACAGTACCATGCAGCTGGCTGACCACATTAAG TTTACTCAGAGTGCCCTGGACTGCATGAGCGTGGAGGTGGGGCGGCTGCGTGCCTTCTTGCAG GGTGGCCAGGAGGCTTCAGATATTGCCCTCCTGCTCCGGGACTTGGAAACATCGTGCAGTGACATCCGCCAGTTCTGCAAGAAGATCCGAAGGCGAATGCCAGGGACAGATGCTCCTGGAATCCCAGCTGCACTAGCCTTTGGACCACAG GTGTCGGACACACTCCTCGACTGCAGGAAACACCTGACGTGGGTGGTGGCCGTGCTGCAGGAGGTGGCAGCTGCTGCTGCCCAGCTCATTGCCCCGCTGGCAGAGAATGAGGGACTGCCTGTGGCTGCCCTAGAGGAGTTGGCTTTCAAAGCAAGCGAGCAG ATCTATGGGACCCCCTCCAGCAGCCCCTATGAGTGTCTGCGCCAGTCAAGCAACATCCTCATTAGTACCATGAACAAATTGGCCACAGCCATGCAGGAGGGAGAGTATGATGCAGAGCGGCCCCCCAGCAAG CCTCCCCCAGTTGAGCTGAGGGCTGCAGCCCTTCGTGCAGAGATCACCGATGCTGAAGGCCTGGGCTTGAAGCTTGAAGATCGAGAGACAGTTATCAAAGAATTGAAGAAGTCACTGAAAATCAAG GGGGAGGAGCTGAGTGAGGCCAATGTGCGACTAAGCCTCCTGGAGAAAAAGCTGGACAGTGCTGCCAAGGATGCAGACGAGCGCATCGAGAAAGTCCAGACTCGGCTGGAGGAGACCCAGGCACTGCTGCGGAAGAAGGAGAA AGAGTTTGAGGAGACGATGGATGCACTCCAGGCTGACATTGACCAGCTAGAGGCAGAGAAGGCAGAGCTGAAGCAGCGGCTGAACAGCCAGTCAAAGCGCACGATAGAGGGGCTCCGGGGGCCCCCTCCCTCGGGAATCGCTACCCTGGTCTCTGGCATTGCTGGTG GAGGTGCCCCTGGGCAAGCTCCAGgatctgtgccaggccctgggctggtgAAGGACTCACCACTGCTGCTTCAGCAGATCTCTGCCATGAGGCTGCACATCTCCCAGCTCCAGCATGAGAATAGCATCCTCAAG ggagcccagatgAAGGCATCTTTAGCAGCCCTGCCACCTCTGCATGTGGCAAAGCTCTCCCCCTCACCTCATGAAGGCCCTGACAGTGAGCTAGCAGCTGGTGCGCTGTATCGTAAGACCAGCCAACTGTTGGAGACTTTGAATCAACTGAGCACACACACCCACGTAGTAGATATCACTCGTACCAGCCCTG CTGCCAAGAGCCCATCGGCCCAACTCCTGGAGCAAGTGGCTCAGCTCAAGTCCTTAAGCGACACCATCGAGAAGCTCAAG GATGAGGTCCTTAAGGAGACTGTATCTCAGCGCCCTGGAGCCACAGTCCCCACCGACTTTGCCACCTTCCCCTCATCAGCTTTCCTTAGG GCCAAGGAGGAGCAGCAAGATGACACTGTCTACATGGGCAAAGTGACCTTCTCGTGTGCAGCTGGCCTTGGACAGCGACACCGGCTGGTGctgacccaggagcagctgcaCCAGCTTCATGGTCGCCTCATCTCCTAA
- the DCTN1 gene encoding dynactin subunit 1 isoform X5: MAQSKRHMYSRTPSGSRMSSETSARPLRVGSRVEVIGKGHRGTVAYVGATLFATGKWVGVILDEAKGKNDGTVQGRKYFTCDEGHGIFVRQSQIQVFEDGADTTSPETPDSSASKVLKREGTDSTAKTSKLTTTRRPKPTRPASTGVPGASSSLGPSGSASAGELSSSEPSTPAQTPLAAPIIPTPALTSPGAAPPLPSPSKEEEGLRAQVRDLEEKLETLRLKRAEDKAKLKELEKHKIQLEQVQEWKSKMQEQQADLQRRLKEARKEAKEALEAKERYMEEMADTADAIEMATLDKEMAEERAESLQQEVEALKERVDELTTDLEILKAEIEEKGSDGAASSYQLKQLEEQNARLKDALVRMRDLSSSEKQEHVKLQKLMEKKNQELEVVRQQRERLQEELSQAESTIDELKEQVDAALGAEEMVEMLTDRNLNLEEKVRELRETVGDLEAMNEMNDELQENARETELELREQLDMAGARVREAQKRVEAAQETVADYQQTIKKYRQLTAHLQDVNRELTNQQEASVERQQQPPPETFDFKIKFAETKAHAKAIEMELRQMEVAQANRHMSLLTAFMPDSFLRPGGDHDCVLVLLLMPRLICKAELIRKQAQEKFELSENCSERPGLRGAAGEQLSFAAGLVYSLSLLQATLHRYEHALSQCNVDVYKKVGSLYPEMSAHERSLDFLIELLHKDQLDETVNVEPLTKAIKYYQHLYSIHLAEQPEDSTMQLADHIKFTQSALDCMSVEVGRLRAFLQGGQEASDIALLLRDLETSCSDIRQFCKKIRRRMPGTDAPGIPAALAFGPQVSDTLLDCRKHLTWVVAVLQEVAAAAAQLIAPLAENEGLPVAALEELAFKASEQIYGTPSSSPYECLRQSSNILISTMNKLATAMQEGEYDAERPPSKPPPVELRAAALRAEITDAEGLGLKLEDRETVIKELKKSLKIKGEELSEANVRLSLLEKKLDSAAKDADERIEKVQTRLEETQALLRKKEKEFEETMDALQADIDQLEAEKAELKQRLNSQSKRTIEGLRGPPPSGIATLVSGIAGEEQQRGGAPGQAPGSVPGPGLVKDSPLLLQQISAMRLHISQLQHENSILKGAQMKASLAALPPLHVAKLSPSPHEGPDSELAAGALYRKTSQLLETLNQLSTHTHVVDITRTSPAAKSPSAQLLEQVAQLKSLSDTIEKLKDEVLKETVSQRPGATVPTDFATFPSSAFLRAKEEQQDDTVYMGKVTFSCAAGLGQRHRLVLTQEQLHQLHGRLIS; this comes from the exons ATGGCCCAGAGCAAGAGGCATATGTACAGCCGG ACACCCAGTGGCAGCAGAATGAGCTCAGAGACGAGCGCTCGGCCTTTGCGAGTGGGCTCCCGTGTGGAGGTGATTGGAAAAGGCCACCGAGGCACTGTGGCCTATGTTGGAGCCACACTCTTTGCCACTGGCAAATGGGTCGGTGTGATCCTGGATGAAGCAAAGGGCAAGAATGATGGAACTGTCCAAGGCAGGAAGTACTTCACTTGTGATGAAGGGCATGGCATCTTTGTGCGCCAATCCCAG ATCCAGGTATTTGAAGATGGAGCAGATACTACTTCCCCAGAGACACCCGATTCTTCTGCCTCAAAGGTCCTTAAAAGAG AGGGAACGGACTCAACTGCAAAGACCAGCAAACTG ACCACAACTCGGCGGCccaag CCCACCCGCCCAGCCagtactggggtgcctggggccAGTAGCTCCTTGGGCCCCTCTGGCTCAGCATCAGCAGGTGAGCTGAGCAGCAGTGAGCCCAGCACCCCGGCTCAGACTCCACTAGCAGCACCTATCATCCCCACACCAGCTCTCACCTCTCCTGGAGCAGCACCCCCACTGCCTTCTCCCTCCAAG gaggaggaggggctgagagCCCAGGTGCGGGACCTAGAGGAGAAACTGGAGACCCTGCGGTTGAAACGGGCAGAAGACAAGGCGAAGCTAAAAGAGCTGGAGAAACATAAGATCCAGCTGGAGCAGGTGCAGGAATGGAAGAGCAAAATGCAAGAACAGCAGGCGGACCTGCAGCGGCGCCTCAAAGAGGCGCGGAAG GAAGCCAAGGAGGCACTAGAGGCAAAAGAACGCTACATGGAGGAGATGGCTGACACTGCTGATGCCATCGAGATGGCCACTCTGGACAAGGAGATGGCTGAAGAGCGGGCTGAGTCCCTGCAGCAGGAGGTGGAGGCGTTGAAGGAACGTGTGGATGAGCTCACCACTGACTTAGAGATCCTCAAGGCTGAGATTGAGGAGAAGG GCTCAGACGGGGCAGCATCCAGTTACCAGCTCAAGCAGCTTGAGGAACAGAATGCTCGCCTGAAGGATGCCCTGGTGAG GATGCGGGATCTATCTTCCTCAGAGAAGCAGGAGCATGTGAAACTCCAGAAACTTATGGAAAAGAAGAACCAAGAGCTGGAGGTTGTGAGGCAGCAGCGGGAGCGTCTGCAGGAGGAGCTGAGCCAGGCAGAGAGCACCATCGATGAGCTCAAGGAGCAG GTGGATGCTGCTCTGGGTGCTGAGGAGATGGTAGAGATGCTAACAGACCGGAACCTGAATCTAGAAGAGAAAGTGCGAGAGTTGAGAGAGACCGTGGGGGACTTG GAAGCGATGAATGAGATGAATGATGAGCTGCAGGAGAATGCACGCGAGACAGAACTGGAGCTGCGGGAGCAGCTGGACATGGCAGGCGCACGGGTCCGGGAGGCCCAGAAGCGTGTGGAGGCGGCCCAGGAGACAGTCGCAGATTATCAGCAAACTATTAAGAAGTACCGCCAGCTGACCGCCCACCTTCAG GATGTGAATCGGGAACTGACAAACCAGCAAGAAGCGTCTGTGGAGAGGCAGCAGCAGCCACCCCCAGAGACTTTTGACTTCAAAATCAAGTTTGCTGAGACTAAAGCTCATGCCAAG GCAATTGAGATGGAATTGAGGCAGATGGAGGTGGCCCAGGCCAACCGGCACATGTCCCTGCTGACAGCCTTCATGCCCGATAGCTTCCTtcggccaggtggggaccatgacTGCGTTCTGGTGCTGCTGCTCATGCCTCGTCTTATTTGCAAG GCAGAGCTGATCCGGAAGCAGGCCCAGGAGAAGTTTGAACTAAGTGAAAACTGTTCAGAGCGGCCCGGGCTCCGAGGAGCTGCAGGGGAGCAGCTCAGCTTTGCTGCTGGGCTGGTGTACTCACTGAGTCTGTTGCAGGCCACACTCCACCGCTATGAGCA TGCCCTGTCTCAGTGCAACGTGGACGTGTATAAGAAGGTCGGCAGCCTCTACCCTGAGATGAGTGCCCATGAGCGCTCCTTGGATTTCCTCATTGAGCTGCTACATAAGGATCAGCTGGACGAGACTGTCAATGTAGAGCCTCTCACCAAGGCCATCAAGTACTACCAG CATCTGTATAGTATCCATCTTGCCGAACAGCCCGAAGACAGTACCATGCAGCTGGCTGACCACATTAAG TTTACTCAGAGTGCCCTGGACTGCATGAGCGTGGAGGTGGGGCGGCTGCGTGCCTTCTTGCAG GGTGGCCAGGAGGCTTCAGATATTGCCCTCCTGCTCCGGGACTTGGAAACATCGTGCAGTGACATCCGCCAGTTCTGCAAGAAGATCCGAAGGCGAATGCCAGGGACAGATGCTCCTGGAATCCCAGCTGCACTAGCCTTTGGACCACAG GTGTCGGACACACTCCTCGACTGCAGGAAACACCTGACGTGGGTGGTGGCCGTGCTGCAGGAGGTGGCAGCTGCTGCTGCCCAGCTCATTGCCCCGCTGGCAGAGAATGAGGGACTGCCTGTGGCTGCCCTAGAGGAGTTGGCTTTCAAAGCAAGCGAGCAG ATCTATGGGACCCCCTCCAGCAGCCCCTATGAGTGTCTGCGCCAGTCAAGCAACATCCTCATTAGTACCATGAACAAATTGGCCACAGCCATGCAGGAGGGAGAGTATGATGCAGAGCGGCCCCCCAGCAAG CCTCCCCCAGTTGAGCTGAGGGCTGCAGCCCTTCGTGCAGAGATCACCGATGCTGAAGGCCTGGGCTTGAAGCTTGAAGATCGAGAGACAGTTATCAAAGAATTGAAGAAGTCACTGAAAATCAAG GGGGAGGAGCTGAGTGAGGCCAATGTGCGACTAAGCCTCCTGGAGAAAAAGCTGGACAGTGCTGCCAAGGATGCAGACGAGCGCATCGAGAAAGTCCAGACTCGGCTGGAGGAGACCCAGGCACTGCTGCGGAAGAAGGAGAA AGAGTTTGAGGAGACGATGGATGCACTCCAGGCTGACATTGACCAGCTAGAGGCAGAGAAGGCAGAGCTGAAGCAGCGGCTGAACAGCCAGTCAAAGCGCACGATAGAGGGGCTCCGGGGGCCCCCTCCCTCGGGAATCGCTACCCTGGTCTCTGGCATTGCTGGTG AAGAACAGCAGCGAG GAGGTGCCCCTGGGCAAGCTCCAGgatctgtgccaggccctgggctggtgAAGGACTCACCACTGCTGCTTCAGCAGATCTCTGCCATGAGGCTGCACATCTCCCAGCTCCAGCATGAGAATAGCATCCTCAAG ggagcccagatgAAGGCATCTTTAGCAGCCCTGCCACCTCTGCATGTGGCAAAGCTCTCCCCCTCACCTCATGAAGGCCCTGACAGTGAGCTAGCAGCTGGTGCGCTGTATCGTAAGACCAGCCAACTGTTGGAGACTTTGAATCAACTGAGCACACACACCCACGTAGTAGATATCACTCGTACCAGCCCTG CTGCCAAGAGCCCATCGGCCCAACTCCTGGAGCAAGTGGCTCAGCTCAAGTCCTTAAGCGACACCATCGAGAAGCTCAAG GATGAGGTCCTTAAGGAGACTGTATCTCAGCGCCCTGGAGCCACAGTCCCCACCGACTTTGCCACCTTCCCCTCATCAGCTTTCCTTAGG GCCAAGGAGGAGCAGCAAGATGACACTGTCTACATGGGCAAAGTGACCTTCTCGTGTGCAGCTGGCCTTGGACAGCGACACCGGCTGGTGctgacccaggagcagctgcaCCAGCTTCATGGTCGCCTCATCTCCTAA